From Streptomyces griseorubiginosus, one genomic window encodes:
- a CDS encoding PQQ-binding-like beta-propeller repeat protein, which yields MIRRTAVVGAALLVLAGCSGGTPSKGSSAAPRSGDSGPTVATRSMSVSGPWRAWTASLTRPEAHGSCGATAHQVVCATNTGALVGRSRADGRVTWTVPGGARGKSAELLVDAADARAVSGVAGVLRAADLRTGTRAWTRRLPTGRAYVALAATDGIVYALHAPDPFIRTGAVLDAVRASDGTPLWHRNVTWSTGEPVAAFRGRVYTSDGSRVTARDARTGATLATSPAGVECPHLVTGGRYLVCTGSPLSAGDTFPPMRRLDPATLEPLPTPRNTIDMPVRGVISDDGVLVLYEAGAEDTSAGNWFAYDLKNDRKLWNTYATESDAAVAGGRFVTFAPGNDVARGRVLTIDLHAGPQGTGSAAPRMSPAYAQTRDGEHPVLVVPGGDAGHVVVMARTHGSLRSLPLP from the coding sequence ATGATACGGCGGACGGCTGTCGTGGGCGCGGCGCTGCTGGTGCTCGCGGGGTGCTCCGGGGGGACCCCCTCCAAGGGCTCGTCCGCGGCACCGCGCTCCGGTGACTCCGGGCCGACCGTGGCCACGCGTTCGATGTCGGTCTCGGGCCCGTGGCGCGCGTGGACGGCGTCCCTCACGCGCCCCGAGGCCCACGGCAGTTGCGGCGCGACCGCACATCAGGTGGTATGCGCGACCAACACCGGTGCGCTCGTGGGGCGTTCGCGGGCCGACGGCCGTGTCACCTGGACCGTGCCGGGCGGCGCCCGCGGCAAGAGCGCCGAACTGCTCGTCGACGCGGCCGACGCACGGGCCGTGTCCGGCGTCGCGGGCGTGCTCCGCGCGGCGGACCTGCGGACGGGTACGCGGGCGTGGACCCGTCGACTCCCCACCGGCCGCGCCTACGTCGCCCTCGCCGCCACGGACGGGATCGTCTACGCCCTGCACGCGCCGGATCCCTTCATCCGCACCGGCGCCGTCCTCGACGCCGTCCGCGCGTCCGACGGCACGCCCCTCTGGCACCGGAACGTCACCTGGAGCACCGGCGAACCCGTGGCCGCCTTCCGGGGCCGGGTCTACACGTCCGACGGCTCCCGGGTCACCGCCCGCGACGCCCGCACCGGCGCCACCCTGGCGACCAGCCCCGCGGGCGTCGAGTGCCCGCACCTCGTCACCGGCGGCCGCTACCTGGTGTGCACCGGCAGCCCGCTCTCCGCCGGGGACACCTTCCCGCCCATGCGGCGCCTGGATCCGGCGACGCTGGAGCCGCTGCCGACCCCGCGGAACACCATCGACATGCCCGTGCGCGGGGTGATCTCCGACGACGGGGTCCTGGTGCTGTACGAGGCCGGCGCCGAGGACACGAGCGCGGGCAACTGGTTCGCGTACGACCTGAAGAACGACCGCAAGCTGTGGAACACGTACGCCACGGAGTCGGACGCCGCGGTGGCCGGCGGCCGGTTCGTGACCTTCGCCCCCGGCAACGACGTCGCGCGGGGCCGCGTGCTCACGATCGACCTGCACGCCGGTCCGCAGGGCACGGGGAGCGCCGCGCCCCGCATGTCCCCGGCCTACGCGCAGACGAGGGACGGCGAACACCCGGTGCTCGTCGTGCCGGGCGGGGACGCGGGCCATGTCGTCGTCATGGCCCGCACCCACGGTTCGCTGCGCTCGCTCCCGCTGCCCTGA
- a CDS encoding succinate dehydrogenase/fumarate reductase iron-sulfur subunit: MKLTLRVWRQKNADADGAMSTYEVDGISSDMSFLEMLDTLNEELILRGEDPVAFDHDCREGICGACSLVINGDAHGPERTTTCQLHMRSFSDGDTIDIEPWRAAAFPVIKDLVVDRSAFDRIIQAGGYITAPTGAAPEAHATPVPKPDADFAFEHAECIGCGACVAACPNGAAMLFTSAKVNHLNVLPQGAPERETRVLDMVAQMDDEGFGGCTLAGECATACPKGIPLVSITSMNKEWLRATRRAAKR, encoded by the coding sequence ATGAAGCTCACCCTGCGCGTCTGGCGGCAGAAGAACGCCGACGCCGACGGAGCGATGTCCACGTACGAGGTGGACGGCATCTCGTCCGACATGTCCTTCCTGGAGATGCTGGACACCCTCAACGAAGAGCTCATCCTGCGCGGTGAGGACCCCGTCGCCTTCGACCACGACTGCCGCGAGGGCATCTGCGGCGCGTGCTCGCTCGTCATCAACGGCGACGCGCACGGGCCCGAGCGGACCACCACCTGTCAGCTGCACATGCGGTCCTTCTCCGACGGCGACACGATCGACATCGAACCGTGGCGGGCCGCCGCCTTCCCGGTGATCAAGGACCTGGTCGTGGACCGGTCCGCCTTCGACCGGATCATCCAGGCCGGCGGCTACATCACCGCGCCCACCGGGGCGGCCCCCGAGGCCCACGCCACGCCGGTCCCCAAGCCGGACGCCGACTTCGCCTTCGAGCACGCCGAGTGCATCGGCTGCGGCGCGTGCGTGGCGGCCTGCCCCAACGGCGCGGCGATGCTGTTCACGTCGGCCAAGGTCAACCACCTGAACGTGCTGCCGCAGGGAGCACCCGAGCGGGAGACCCGGGTCCTGGACATGGTGGCGCAGATGGACGACGAGGGCTTCGGCGGCTGCACCCTTGCGGGGGAGTGCGCGACCGCGTGCCCGAAGGGGATCCCGCTGGTCTCCATCACGAGCATGAACAAGGAGTGGCTGCGGGCGACGCGGAGGGCCGCCAAGCGCTGA
- a CDS encoding LysR family transcriptional regulator → MQFQQLQYFVAVAETRHFTRAAEAVHVAQPSLSQQIRALERELGADLFLRARGNISLTDAGEALLPLARRILADADTARHEVQELVQLRGGRVRLGATPSLCTGLLPDVLRAFHDRYPGIRLMIEEGGSHDLVRLLARGALDLALVVLPLPTPSPALTTVELLREDLVVVSSPEGPAPGGPGRRTVRVADLESAPLVMFRHGYDLRELTVAACRAEGFEPDFAVEGGEMDAVLGFVRAGLGVAVVPRMVATRSGRGLRVTPLARPGLHRTIALAHRSDVAPPRAARELQRMLLER, encoded by the coding sequence GTGCAGTTCCAGCAGCTCCAGTACTTCGTGGCGGTCGCCGAGACCCGCCACTTCACCCGTGCCGCCGAGGCGGTCCATGTCGCCCAGCCCTCCCTGTCACAGCAGATCAGGGCGCTGGAGCGGGAACTCGGCGCGGACCTCTTCCTGCGGGCCCGCGGCAACATCAGCCTCACCGACGCGGGCGAGGCCCTGCTGCCACTGGCCCGCCGCATCCTGGCCGACGCGGACACGGCCCGGCACGAGGTGCAGGAGCTGGTGCAGCTGCGCGGCGGCCGGGTCAGGCTCGGCGCGACCCCGAGCCTGTGCACGGGTCTGCTGCCGGACGTGCTGCGCGCCTTCCACGACCGCTACCCCGGTATCCGGCTGATGATCGAGGAGGGCGGCTCCCACGATCTCGTACGACTGCTCGCGCGCGGCGCGCTCGACCTGGCCCTGGTGGTCCTCCCGCTGCCGACGCCGTCCCCGGCGCTGACCACGGTGGAGCTGCTGCGCGAGGACCTGGTCGTGGTCTCCTCGCCGGAGGGGCCCGCACCGGGTGGTCCGGGCCGCCGTACGGTGCGCGTCGCCGATCTGGAGAGCGCGCCCCTGGTGATGTTCCGGCACGGCTACGACCTGCGCGAACTGACCGTGGCAGCGTGCCGTGCCGAGGGCTTCGAGCCGGACTTCGCGGTGGAGGGCGGCGAGATGGACGCCGTGCTGGGTTTCGTGCGGGCGGGCCTGGGCGTGGCCGTCGTACCGCGCATGGTCGCCACCCGCTCGGGGCGGGGGCTGCGCGTCACCCCGCTCGCGCGGCCCGGCCTGCACCGGACCATCGCGCTGGCCCACCGCAGCGATGTGGCTCCGCCGCGGGCGGCACGGGAGTTGCAGCGGATGCTGCTGGAGCGGTGA
- a CDS encoding fumarate reductase/succinate dehydrogenase flavoprotein subunit: protein MTYTDYVSGEPVVDAKAPQGPVNERWDKRRFEAKLVNPANRRKHTVIVVGTGLAGGSAGATLAEQGYHVVQFCYQDSPRRAHSIAAQGGINAAKNYRNDGDSIHRLFYDTVKGGDFRARESNVHRLAQISVEIIDQCVAQGVPFAREYGGLLDTRSFGGVQVSRTFYARGQTGQQLLLGAYQALSRQIAAGNIEMHPRTEMLDLIVVDGRARGIVARDLVTGRISTYFADAVVLASGGYGNVFYLSTNAMNSNATAIWRAHRRGAHFANPCFTQIHPTCIPRTGDHQSKLTLMSESLRNDGRIWVPKAKGDDRPPNRIPEDERDYYLERLYPSFGNLVPRDIASRAAKNVCDEGRGVGPGGQGVYLDFADAIRRMGRKAVEAKYGNLFDMYQRITDEDPYEVPMRIYPAVHYTMGGLWVDYDLQTTIPGLFAIGEANFSDHGANRLGASALMQGLADGYFVLPATINDYLARNPHQDAVTDEHPAVQEVLAETEDRLHLLLAVDGDRTPDSFHREVGELMWEFCGMARSDSGLRKALERIPQIREEFWRRIKVPGTGEEFNQSLEKANRIVDYLELAELMCLDALHRAESCGGHFREESQTPDGEAARKDDEFAYAAAWEFTGTGEPPVLHKEDLVFEYVHPTQRSYA from the coding sequence ATGACGTACACCGACTACGTGTCCGGCGAACCTGTCGTCGACGCCAAGGCCCCGCAAGGTCCCGTCAACGAGCGCTGGGACAAGCGCCGTTTCGAGGCCAAGCTGGTCAACCCCGCCAACCGGCGCAAGCACACCGTCATCGTCGTCGGGACGGGCCTCGCGGGCGGCTCCGCCGGGGCCACGCTCGCCGAACAGGGCTACCACGTCGTCCAGTTCTGCTACCAGGACTCCCCGCGCCGCGCCCACTCCATCGCCGCCCAGGGCGGCATCAACGCGGCCAAGAACTACCGCAACGACGGCGACTCCATCCACCGGCTCTTCTACGACACCGTCAAGGGCGGCGACTTCCGGGCCCGCGAGTCCAACGTGCACCGGCTGGCGCAGATCTCCGTCGAGATCATCGACCAGTGCGTGGCGCAGGGCGTGCCCTTCGCCCGGGAGTACGGCGGTCTGCTCGACACCCGATCCTTCGGCGGGGTGCAGGTCTCGCGGACCTTCTACGCGCGCGGGCAGACGGGTCAGCAACTGCTGCTGGGGGCGTATCAGGCCCTGTCGCGGCAGATCGCCGCCGGGAACATCGAGATGCACCCGCGCACCGAGATGCTCGACCTGATCGTCGTCGACGGACGGGCGCGGGGCATCGTGGCGCGCGATCTCGTCACCGGCCGGATCAGCACGTACTTCGCGGACGCCGTCGTCCTGGCCTCCGGCGGCTACGGCAACGTCTTCTACCTGTCGACGAACGCCATGAACTCCAACGCGACGGCCATCTGGCGGGCCCACCGGCGCGGCGCCCACTTCGCCAACCCCTGCTTCACGCAGATCCATCCGACCTGCATCCCGCGCACCGGCGACCACCAGTCCAAGCTGACGCTGATGAGCGAGTCGCTGCGCAACGACGGCCGGATCTGGGTGCCGAAGGCCAAGGGCGACGACCGGCCGCCGAACCGGATCCCCGAGGACGAGCGCGACTACTACCTGGAGCGCCTCTACCCCTCCTTCGGCAACCTCGTCCCGCGCGACATCGCCTCCCGTGCCGCGAAGAACGTCTGCGACGAGGGGCGCGGGGTCGGCCCCGGCGGACAGGGCGTGTACCTGGACTTCGCCGACGCGATCCGGCGGATGGGGCGCAAGGCCGTCGAGGCCAAGTACGGCAACCTCTTCGACATGTACCAGCGGATCACCGACGAGGATCCGTACGAGGTGCCGATGCGGATCTACCCCGCCGTGCACTACACGATGGGCGGATTGTGGGTCGACTACGACCTCCAGACCACGATCCCCGGCCTGTTCGCGATCGGTGAGGCCAACTTCTCGGACCACGGCGCGAACCGGCTCGGCGCCTCCGCGCTGATGCAGGGCCTCGCCGACGGCTACTTCGTCCTCCCGGCGACCATCAACGACTACCTCGCCCGCAACCCGCACCAGGACGCGGTCACCGACGAACACCCGGCCGTGCAGGAGGTGTTGGCGGAGACCGAGGACCGGCTCCACCTGCTCCTCGCCGTCGACGGGGACCGCACCCCGGACTCCTTCCACCGTGAAGTCGGCGAACTCATGTGGGAGTTCTGCGGGATGGCCCGCAGCGACTCCGGACTGCGCAAGGCGCTGGAGCGCATCCCGCAGATCCGGGAGGAGTTCTGGCGGCGCATCAAGGTGCCGGGCACCGGCGAGGAGTTCAACCAGTCGCTGGAGAAGGCGAACCGGATCGTCGACTACCTGGAACTCGCCGAGCTGATGTGCCTCGACGCGCTGCACCGCGCCGAGTCATGCGGCGGCCACTTCCGCGAGGAGTCCCAGACGCCCGACGGTGAAGCCGCCCGCAAGGACGACGAGTTCGCCTACGCGGCCGCCTGGGAGTTCACCGGCACCGGCGAGCCGCCCGTCCTGCACAAGGAAGACCTGGTCTTCGAGTACGTCCACCCCACCCAGCGGAGCTACGCATGA
- a CDS encoding succinate dehydrogenase: MARTVWDSSVGKKTVMAVSGLIMLLYLVVHMIGNLKIFFGAGEFNHYAHWLRTVGEPFMHYEWTLWLIRIVLVVAVVAHATSAYQLSRRDIRARPSKYVHKKARASYATRTMRWGGIILGLFIVWHILDLTTGTVHSGGFQEGHPYQNVVDTFSTWYGNVIYIVAMLALGMHVRHGFWSAAQTLGAGSRTRDRALKTVANVLALLLTAGFIAVPVGVMTGVVS; this comes from the coding sequence ATGGCACGCACCGTGTGGGACAGCTCCGTCGGCAAGAAGACCGTGATGGCCGTCAGCGGGCTGATCATGCTGCTGTACCTGGTCGTCCACATGATCGGCAACCTGAAGATCTTCTTCGGGGCAGGCGAGTTCAACCACTACGCGCACTGGCTGCGCACGGTCGGCGAGCCGTTCATGCACTACGAGTGGACGCTCTGGCTGATCCGGATCGTGCTGGTCGTCGCCGTGGTCGCGCACGCCACGTCCGCCTACCAGCTCAGCCGCCGGGACATCCGGGCGCGGCCCAGCAAGTACGTCCACAAGAAGGCGCGGGCGAGCTACGCGACCCGCACCATGCGCTGGGGCGGGATCATCCTCGGCCTGTTCATCGTGTGGCACATCCTCGACCTGACGACGGGAACCGTGCACTCCGGCGGCTTCCAGGAGGGCCACCCGTACCAGAACGTCGTGGACACCTTCTCCACCTGGTACGGCAACGTCATCTACATCGTCGCGATGCTCGCCCTCGGCATGCACGTCCGGCACGGCTTCTGGAGTGCCGCCCAGACCCTCGGCGCCGGCAGCCGCACCCGTGACCGCGCCCTCAAGACCGTCGCGAACGTCCTCGCACTGCTGCTCACGGCCGGCTTCATCGCCGTACCCGTGGGTGTCATGACCGGAGTGGTGAGCTGA